The Georgenia sp. TF02-10 genome window below encodes:
- a CDS encoding DUF86 domain-containing protein, with translation MADALRTALAQCRYITSFGRTGFLGDGLEAQVLRLAGERLIITVQSALDDLPAAFLGQNDDLPFALVRGMRDRLALGHGDVDAEIVWATIAGRLPELVAQVLDRLGR, from the coding sequence GTGGCCGACGCGCTCCGGACGGCGCTGGCCCAGTGCCGGTACATCACCTCTTTCGGCCGGACCGGCTTCCTGGGGGACGGGCTCGAGGCGCAGGTCCTCCGCCTCGCCGGCGAGCGGCTGATCATCACGGTCCAGTCCGCCCTCGATGACCTGCCCGCGGCCTTCCTGGGCCAGAACGACGACCTCCCGTTCGCCCTCGTCCGCGGCATGCGTGACCGGCTCGCCCTCGGTCATGGGGACGTCGACGCGGAGATCGTCTGGGCGACCATCGCCGGACGGCTGCCCGAGCTCGTCGCGCAGGTGCTTGACCGCCTCGGTCGCTGA
- the cofE gene encoding coenzyme F420-0:L-glutamate ligase, translating into MSEAPTGPGPVPGGPTAPAALLLAQAPDGVPRITSGADLAALLTPALAALAWPDGSTGLAEGDVVVVASKVVAKAEGRLVAARDAAERDRVIAGETVRVVAERPHPDGSVLRIVENRQGLVMAAAGVDASDVPAGTALLLPEDPDASARRLRRGLHARLGVRPGVLVTDTAGRPWRRGVVDMAIGAAGVRLLADHRGRRDAYGRALQTTVVSLADEIAAAADLVKGKVAGRPVAVVRGMGQAVSAEDGDGARELIRPPEEDLFRRGTPTG; encoded by the coding sequence GTGAGCGAGGCTCCGACCGGGCCCGGGCCGGTGCCGGGCGGTCCGACCGCGCCCGCCGCCCTGCTCCTTGCCCAGGCCCCCGACGGCGTCCCGCGGATCACCAGCGGCGCCGACCTCGCCGCCCTGCTCACCCCCGCCCTCGCCGCGCTGGCCTGGCCGGACGGCTCGACGGGCCTGGCCGAGGGTGACGTCGTCGTCGTCGCCTCCAAGGTCGTCGCGAAGGCCGAGGGCCGCCTGGTGGCGGCCCGGGACGCCGCCGAGCGGGACCGGGTGATCGCCGGGGAGACGGTGCGGGTGGTCGCCGAGCGGCCGCACCCGGACGGGTCGGTGCTGCGGATCGTGGAGAACCGGCAGGGCCTGGTGATGGCGGCCGCGGGGGTGGACGCCTCCGACGTGCCCGCTGGCACCGCCCTCCTGCTGCCGGAGGACCCGGACGCCTCCGCCCGCCGGCTGCGCCGCGGCCTGCACGCCCGGCTCGGCGTGCGGCCCGGGGTGCTGGTCACCGACACCGCCGGCCGGCCCTGGCGGCGCGGGGTGGTGGACATGGCCATCGGCGCCGCCGGCGTGCGCCTGCTCGCCGACCACCGCGGCCGGCGCGACGCCTACGGGCGGGCGCTGCAGACCACCGTGGTCAGCCTCGCGGACGAGATCGCCGCGGCGGCGGACCTGGTCAAGGGAAAGGTCGCCGGCCGGCCGGTCGCCGTGGTGCGCGGCATGGGGCAGGCGGTGAGCGCCGAGGACGGCGACGGCGCCCGGGAGCTC
- a CDS encoding cupin domain-containing protein, producing the protein MPVHLWSREAEPERSHEFRRVLWTGEHSQLVVMTIPPGDEIGEETHPDNDQIRSFVSGAGKAVVDGEEQFVAPGDIVAVPAGARHNVVNVGPGPLVLYAICSPPRHAEGTVHGTREEAATAAALGDDAS; encoded by the coding sequence ATGCCCGTCCACCTGTGGTCTCGCGAGGCCGAGCCGGAGAGGTCGCACGAGTTCCGGCGCGTGCTGTGGACCGGTGAGCACAGCCAGCTGGTGGTCATGACCATCCCGCCCGGCGACGAGATCGGTGAGGAGACCCACCCCGACAACGACCAGATCCGCTCCTTCGTCTCGGGCGCGGGGAAGGCGGTGGTCGACGGCGAGGAGCAGTTTGTCGCGCCCGGGGACATCGTCGCCGTCCCGGCCGGCGCCCGGCACAACGTCGTCAACGTCGGGCCCGGCCCGCTGGTGCTGTACGCGATCTGCTCCCCGCCCCGCCACGCCGAGGGCACCGTGCACGGCACCCGGGAGGAGGCGGCGACGGCCGCTGCCCTCGGCGACGACGCCTCGTAG
- a CDS encoding TIGR03557 family F420-dependent LLM class oxidoreductase, with product MSLTIGYAAALEQFHPRDAVRYAEQAEHHGFSGVMAADHFQPWTPTQGQAAFVWNVLSAVAERTTGDLGPGVTAPTFRYHPAVVAQASATLAAMYPGRHWLGLGSGEALNEHVTGQYWPEAPERINRMFEAIEIIRKLFTASLAGKDAKHAGTYFRLESTRLWTMPEQAPPILVATGGPVTARRAGKHADGLITVGAPREKIAGLFEKFDAGAREAGKDPGTMPKVLQLHLSWAPTDEEALANALTEWPNGGMKFPKADIRSPFDFAAMARLVGAEDFAGRMVISADPDEHRAEIQRYVDLGFDRIYLHNVGRNQEEWLEVFGRDVLPKLAR from the coding sequence ATGAGTCTGACCATCGGCTACGCCGCAGCCCTCGAGCAGTTCCACCCCCGCGACGCGGTCCGCTACGCCGAGCAGGCCGAGCACCACGGCTTCTCCGGCGTCATGGCCGCCGACCACTTCCAGCCCTGGACCCCGACCCAGGGGCAGGCGGCCTTCGTGTGGAACGTGCTCAGCGCCGTCGCCGAGCGCACCACCGGCGACCTCGGGCCGGGGGTGACGGCGCCGACGTTCCGGTACCACCCGGCGGTGGTGGCCCAGGCCAGCGCCACGCTCGCGGCCATGTATCCCGGCCGGCACTGGCTCGGGCTCGGCTCCGGGGAGGCGCTCAACGAGCATGTCACCGGGCAGTACTGGCCCGAGGCCCCGGAGCGGATCAACCGGATGTTCGAGGCCATCGAGATCATCCGCAAGCTCTTCACCGCCTCCCTGGCGGGCAAGGACGCCAAGCACGCCGGCACGTACTTCAGGCTGGAGTCCACCCGGCTGTGGACCATGCCCGAGCAGGCCCCGCCGATCCTGGTCGCCACCGGCGGCCCGGTCACCGCGCGCCGGGCCGGCAAGCACGCCGACGGGCTGATCACCGTCGGCGCGCCACGGGAGAAGATCGCCGGGCTGTTCGAGAAGTTCGACGCCGGCGCGCGGGAGGCCGGCAAGGACCCCGGCACCATGCCCAAGGTGCTCCAGCTGCACCTGTCCTGGGCGCCGACCGACGAGGAGGCGCTGGCCAACGCGCTGACCGAGTGGCCCAACGGGGGGATGAAGTTCCCCAAGGCGGACATCCGCTCCCCGTTCGACTTCGCCGCGATGGCCCGGCTCGTCGGGGCCGAGGACTTCGCCGGGCGGATGGTGATCTCGGCCGACCCGGACGAGCACCGCGCCGAGATCCAGCGCTACGTCGACCTCGGATTCGACCGGATCTACCTGCACAACGTCGGCCGCAACCAGGAGGAGTGGCTCGAGGTCTTCGGCCGCGACGTCCTGCCCAAGCTGGCCCGGTGA